Proteins found in one Drosophila busckii strain San Diego stock center, stock number 13000-0081.31 chromosome 2R, ASM1175060v1, whole genome shotgun sequence genomic segment:
- the LOC108595471 gene encoding protein transport protein Sec31A isoform X2 gives MKIKELQKTVNIAWSPAQQQQILLAAGTAAQQFDSNTNATLEIYSPSIGDASYDLELKASVASEHKFQKVIWSPTGMNGAHQNGLIVGGCEGGHINVYSAAKMLANEESLLIRQDKHTGAVSGLDFNPFLNNLLASCASESEIYIWDLNNPVSPLDPGTKTQPLEDVKNVAWNRQVQHILASVFSTRCVIWDLRKRQQIIKLSDTQSRVRWHAIEWHPEVATQVWLASEDDQAPVVQLWDLRYATAPAKSYQIHDRGVLGMSWCQQDNDLMVSCGKDNRIYCWNPNTKIPEGEILSEVATTASWYSDVQFCPRNPALIASASLEGAVSIYSLNGGTHHMVQTSEKIADSFPGMDQFAQAPLPQQATQVVYHDMTRAPKWMKRPCGVAFGFGGKLVSFDNKSKTVKVSQLTTEPDVVERANALEQSLAGANYSDYCRERADKSTDQHGRYIWYFIKANFELNPKEEMLNLLGFNKDDIDNKFTKFVKEAESNSQSDVDTLTTRISTLTHQTVEHNEQQNEFASSRRPQFKIPSGDHTDSLITEAILTGNIEAAVELCLEAQRVPEALIIASTAGIELLNRTQTRYLLQQKHELSHVISALVTRDWLDFVNRCTVDSWKEALVASLKHSERKLVDICERLGDRLLNESSNSIEYTRNAMLCYICAGSIDKLVTAWYQLKQLEQQNNNYKLNTQELQELAEVVMLLSKSLEQQGIAVDLAGRFAGFISEYSGLLASQGALTAALQYITTLSQANAESEDLIELRDRISNAVNFDNMPVTAAAPANYMRSQAAARGSFSKAPNAMAFGQPQQPLAPFNPTSNGGWPQTAAPAAAMPTMPTPFKAAQPQIFNPPQMKAEPLTHPPRPSSNASSTGAPQAGAGLPSRSKYVLDPSVAPTSAYGMPYNPVPAPAAMPFGGSAAPVSQPTNMAQPYNPNAFNTNPIAATQQYNPTSYMGAPQNNYMPGVAPIETMPPAAAPAPLMQNIQRNPTPPPGWNDPPTLKSSRVPKPKPAAEAAAIMHPIFGADPNQNQNTYMDPNQYQQNLPPAAGNNAYYNPQANNNAPAFAPPQQQQMNFQPSALPNQAQQTQFWSGQQQNQTYGYTEQPAPIQEQRQPEPPKEKPPLPEEYIYMQTVLDELKNQCLNSTNDPRTKRKFVDVAKRLENLYDCLRDGRLTAPTLHYLNQIVQCIQIADYANALEIHTRIAFGTDFAQCAGFMQGLKVLLQSATELHVALR, from the exons ATGAAAATTAAAGAGCTACAGAAGACTGTGAACATTGCCTGGTCGccagctcagcagcaacaaatactgCTGGCGGCCGGCACAGCGGCTCAGCAGTTTGACTCGAATACAAATGCTACATTGGAGATATACTCGCCCAGCATAGGCGATGCTAGCTATGATTTGGAGCTCAAAGCCAGCGTGGCTAGCGAGCACAA aTTTCAAAAAGTTATTTGGAGTCCAACTGGCATGAATGGCGCACATCAAAATGGTCTTATTGTGGGTGGCTGTGAGGGTGGCCATATCAATGTATACTCTGCTGCCAAAATGCTTGCCAATGAGGAATCGCTGCTGATACGCCAAGATAAGCACACTGGTGCTGTAAGCGGTCTGGATTTCAATCCGTttctaaacaatttgcttgcttcGTGCGCTTCGGAATCAGAGATTTATATATGGGATCTTAATAACCCAGTGAGCCCTTTAGATCCGGGTACAAAAACTCAGCCGCTAGAGGATGTTAAAAATGTGGCTTGGAATCGACAAGTGCAACATATTTTGGCATCTGTGTTCAGCACACGTTGCGTCATCTGGGATTTGCGCAAGAGGCAGCAGATCATCAAGCTCTCCGATACACAATCGCGTGTCAGATGGCACGCCATTGAATGGCATCCGGAGGTGGCCACACAAGTGTGGCTGGCATCTGAGGATGATCAGGCGCCTGTGGTGCAGCTGTGGGATCTGCGTTATGCCACTGCTCCCGCTAAATCCTATCAGATACACGATCGTGGCGTGCTAGGCATGTCCTGGTGCCAGCAGGACAACGACTTGATGGTATCCTGCGGCAAGGACAATCGCATCTACTGCTGGAACCCAAATACGAAAATACCCGAGGGCGAAATTCTATCCGAAGTCGCTACCACAGCCTCTTGGTACTCCGATGTGCAATTCTGTCCACGTAATCCAGCGCTGattgccagcgccagcttgGAGGGTGCTGTCTCCATTTACTCGCTCAATGGTGGCACACACCATATGGTGCAAACATCCGAGAAGATAGCCGACTCTTTTCCAGGCATGGATCAATTTGCTCAAGCCCCACTTCCTCAACAAGCTACACAGGTCGTTTACCATGACATGACGCGTGCGCCCAAATGGATGAAGCGCCCTTGCGGTGTGGCTTTTGGT TTTGGTGGCAAGCTGGTTAGTTTTGATAACAAGTCAAAAACCGTAAAAGTATCACAGCTAACAACTGAACCTGACGTTGTGGAGCGTGCCAATGCCTTGGAGCAATCACTGGCTGGAGCTAACTATTCCGATTATTGTCGTGAGCGTGCGGACAAGTCAACAGATCAGCATGGACGCTATATATGGTATTTCATTAAGGCAAACTTTGAGCTCAATCCCAAAGAAGAAATGCTGAATCTCTTGG GCTTCAACAAGGATGACATCGACAATAAGTTTACAAAGTTTGTCAAGGAGGCTGAAAGCAACTCGCAGTCTGACGTGGACACGCTAACGACCCGTATTTCAACTTTAACACAT caaacaGTCGAACACAACGAGCAACAAAACGAATTCGCATCGAGCCGCAGACCTCAATTTAAAATACCCAGTGGAGATC aCACTGACAGTCTTATAACAGAGGCCATACTCACAGGCAACATTGAGGCAGCAGTGGAGCTTTGCCTGGAAGCGCAGCGTGTGCCCGAAGCGCTCATCATTGCATCAACGGCAGGCATTGAGCTGCTCAACCGCACTCAAACGCgttatttgctgcagcagaagCATGAGCTGTCCCATGTTATATCAGCACTGGTTACACGCGATTGGTTGGACTTTGTCAATCGCTGCACCGTGGACTCCTGGAAGGAGGCTTTGGTTGCCTCGCTGAAGCACAGCGAGCGCAAGCTGGTGGACATTTGTGAGCGCTTGGGCGATCGTTTGTTGAacgaaagcagcaacagcattgaGTATACACGCAATGCCATGCTGTGCTACATTTGTGCTGGCAGCATTGATAAGCTGGTCACCGCCTGGTATCAGCTGAAGCAGCTAGAGCAGCAGAATAACAACTACAAGTTGAATACGCAAGAGCTGCAGGAACTGGCCGAGGTCGTTATGCTTTTGAGCAAATCTCTGGAGCAGCAGGGCATTGCTGTGGATTTAGCTGGACGCTTTGCTGGTTTCATTTCTGAATACAGTGGACTGTTGGCATCGCAGGGCGCCttgacagcagcgctgcagtaTATAACCACCTTGAGTCAGGCCAATGCGGAGAGCGAGGATTTGATTGAGCTGCGTGATCGTATTAGCAATGCTGTCAATTTCGATAATATGCCCGtgacagctgcagcgccagcaaacTATATGCGCTCACAGGCTGCAGCGCGTGGCTCATTCTCAAAGGCGCCGAATGCGATGGCATTCGGTCAACCCCAGCAGCCACTTGCTCCGTTCAATCCCACAAGCAACGGCGGTTGGCCGCAAACGGCAGCACCCGCAGCTGCGATGCCAACTATGCCCACTCCTTTCAAAGCAGCTCAGCCGCAGATTTTCAATCCGCCACAAATGAAAGCGGAGCCCTTAACGCATCCACCGCGTCCTTCAAGCAATGCCAGCTCTACAGGCGCGCCACAAGCTGGCGCTGGTCTTCCATCGCGCTCCAAATACGTGCTCGATCCCTCTGTAGCGCCCACAAGCGCTTATGGCATGCCATACAATCCAgttccagctccagcagccATGCCATTTGGTGGTTCAGCTGCTCCAGTATCACAGCCAACCAACATGGCACAACCCTATAACCCCAATGCGTTCAATACGAATCCTATAGCAGCGACCCAGCAATATAACCCCACATCCTACATGGGAGCGCCACAAAACAATTACATGCCTGGAGTAGCACCCATTGAGACAATGCCACCAGCTGCAGCACCAGCGCCGCTAATGCAAAACATACAACGTAATCCCACACCGCCACCTGGCTGGAACGATCCTCCAACACTGAAATCGTCGCGTGTG CCGAAACCTAAGCCAGCGGCCGAAGCAGCTGCTATAATGCATCCTATATTTGGCGCTGATCctaatcaaaatcaaaacacatACATGGATCCCAATCAATATCAG caaaatcTGCCACCTGCAGCTGGTAACAATGCTTACTACAATCCACAGGCCAATAATAATGCTCCGGCATTTGCAccgccgcagcaacagcaaatgaacTTCCAGCCTTCGGCGTTGCCTAATCAAGCGCAACAGACACAATTCTGGTCGGGTCAGCAACAGAATCAGACTTACGGCTACACCGAGCAGCCGGCGCCAATACAAGAGCAGCGTCAGCCAGAGCCGCCCAAGGAGAAGCCGCCACTACCAGAGGAATATATCTACATGCAGACCGTTTTGGATGAACTAAAGAATCAGTGCTTAAACTCCACTAACGATCCA CGCACTAAACGCAAGTTTGTGGATGTTGCAAAACGCCTGGAGAATCTCTATGATTGTCTGCGCGATGGTCGT CTAACGGCTCCGACGTTGCATTATCTAAATCAAATTGTGCAATGCATTCAAATCGCGGATTATGCCAATGCACTTGAGATACATACAAGGATCGCTTTTGGCACTGACTTTGCCCAGTGTGCTGGTTTCATGCAAGGCCTGAAAGTTTTGCTACAATCCGCTACAGAGCTGCATGTAGCTCTAcgttaa
- the LOC108595478 gene encoding dynactin subunit 2, whose product MADPKFQNLPGIAYDQPDVYETPDDPEPETSDYYEEEPENDAIERLHITPGAAHKRFNNATLEGNVDFTDRIGRRSCRGYDVRGGEYELVGVGEKETPVQKCQRLQIEMNELLNEVAALQVDRKVADEEKQSYDAVATVISTAKRVLDTLKLEQVLGKEQMPNDKQVKALVSQVEEFKQSGVLTALPTPGTDLAATARVANLEQRLHQLEKIVGAQPEKLSRLTAVTNTSNVIEAVRHLSTKAALLQPDKLDAIENRLTTLAGKMDAIAEKSSGSTQDAKRDQKISELYDIAKRTEPVVEILPHVIERMQALESLHKYANNFAKIIAEIEQKQGTITTSLVNNKELLHSVQETFAQNLETINSKVAKVEKRVTAISGAK is encoded by the exons ATGGCAGATCCGAAATTCCAAAACCTGCCCGGCATT GCTTATGACCAGCCGGATGTGTATGAAACTCCCGATGATCCGGAGCCTGAAACATCTGATTACTACGAAGAGGAACCCGAAAACGATGCCATTGAACGTTTGCATATAACGCCAGGCGCAGCACACAAACGTTTTAATAACGCTACGCTGGAAGGCAACGTCGATTTCACGGATCGTATTGGTCGTCGCTCGTGCCGTGGCTACGATGTACGCGGTGGCGAATATGAGCTGGTTGGCGTTGGAGAGAAGGAGACTCCCGTGCAGAAATGTCAGCGTTTGCAGATTGAAATGAACGAGTTGCTGAATGAAGTCGCCGCATTGCAAGTGGATCGCAAAGTAGCGGATGAGGAGAAGCAATCTTATGATGCTGTGGCCACTGTAATAAGCACAGCTAAGAGGGTGCTGGATACGCTGAAATTGGAGCAGGTGCTTGGCAAAGAGCAAATGCCCAATGATAAGCAAGTAAAAGCGCTTGTTAGTCAAGTGGAGGAGTTCAAGCAATCTGGAGTGCTCACTGCTTTGCCAACACCTGGAACAGACTTAGCCGCTACAGCACGAGTTGCAAATCTCGAACAGCGCTTGCATCAGTTGGAGAAGATTGTAGGTGCGCAGCCAGAAAAGCTTAGCCGCCTGACAGCGGTTACCAATACAAGCAATGTGATTGAGGCTGTGCGTCATCTGAGCACAAAAGCTGCGTTGCTACAGCCAGATAAACTCGATGCCATTGAAAATCGTCTAACTACATTGGCGGGTAAAATGGATGCGATTGCGGAGAAGTCCAGTGGCAGCACGCAAGATGCTAAGCGCGACCAAAAGATATCAGAACTCTATGACATAGCCAAGCGTACAGAACCAGTTGTTGAAATACTACCCCATGTCATAGAGCGTATGCAAGCACTCGAATCTCTGCATAAATACG ctaACAACTTTGCAAAGATTATTGCAGAAATTGAGCAAAAACAGGGCACCATAACCACCAGTCTGGTCAACAACAAGGAGTTACTTCATTCCGTTCAAGAGACTTTTGCTCAGAATCTGGAAACTATTAACAGCAAAGTTGCTAAGGTTGAAAAACGTGTGACGGCCATTTCAGGCGCTAAATAG
- the LOC108595471 gene encoding protein transport protein Sec31A isoform X1, producing the protein MKIKELQKTVNIAWSPAQQQQILLAAGTAAQQFDSNTNATLEIYSPSIGDASYDLELKASVASEHKFQKVIWSPTGMNGAHQNGLIVGGCEGGHINVYSAAKMLANEESLLIRQDKHTGAVSGLDFNPFLNNLLASCASESEIYIWDLNNPVSPLDPGTKTQPLEDVKNVAWNRQVQHILASVFSTRCVIWDLRKRQQIIKLSDTQSRVRWHAIEWHPEVATQVWLASEDDQAPVVQLWDLRYATAPAKSYQIHDRGVLGMSWCQQDNDLMVSCGKDNRIYCWNPNTKIPEGEILSEVATTASWYSDVQFCPRNPALIASASLEGAVSIYSLNGGTHHMVQTSEKIADSFPGMDQFAQAPLPQQATQVVYHDMTRAPKWMKRPCGVAFGFGGKLVSFDNKSKTVKVSQLTTEPDVVERANALEQSLAGANYSDYCRERADKSTDQHGRYIWYFIKANFELNPKEEMLNLLGFNKDDIDNKFTKFVKEAESNSQSDVDTLTTRISTLTHSDSSEVECDQSTNYSTDNSQTVEHNEQQNEFASSRRPQFKIPSGDHTDSLITEAILTGNIEAAVELCLEAQRVPEALIIASTAGIELLNRTQTRYLLQQKHELSHVISALVTRDWLDFVNRCTVDSWKEALVASLKHSERKLVDICERLGDRLLNESSNSIEYTRNAMLCYICAGSIDKLVTAWYQLKQLEQQNNNYKLNTQELQELAEVVMLLSKSLEQQGIAVDLAGRFAGFISEYSGLLASQGALTAALQYITTLSQANAESEDLIELRDRISNAVNFDNMPVTAAAPANYMRSQAAARGSFSKAPNAMAFGQPQQPLAPFNPTSNGGWPQTAAPAAAMPTMPTPFKAAQPQIFNPPQMKAEPLTHPPRPSSNASSTGAPQAGAGLPSRSKYVLDPSVAPTSAYGMPYNPVPAPAAMPFGGSAAPVSQPTNMAQPYNPNAFNTNPIAATQQYNPTSYMGAPQNNYMPGVAPIETMPPAAAPAPLMQNIQRNPTPPPGWNDPPTLKSSRVPKPKPAAEAAAIMHPIFGADPNQNQNTYMDPNQYQQNLPPAAGNNAYYNPQANNNAPAFAPPQQQQMNFQPSALPNQAQQTQFWSGQQQNQTYGYTEQPAPIQEQRQPEPPKEKPPLPEEYIYMQTVLDELKNQCLNSTNDPRTKRKFVDVAKRLENLYDCLRDGRLTAPTLHYLNQIVQCIQIADYANALEIHTRIAFGTDFAQCAGFMQGLKVLLQSATELHVALR; encoded by the exons ATGAAAATTAAAGAGCTACAGAAGACTGTGAACATTGCCTGGTCGccagctcagcagcaacaaatactgCTGGCGGCCGGCACAGCGGCTCAGCAGTTTGACTCGAATACAAATGCTACATTGGAGATATACTCGCCCAGCATAGGCGATGCTAGCTATGATTTGGAGCTCAAAGCCAGCGTGGCTAGCGAGCACAA aTTTCAAAAAGTTATTTGGAGTCCAACTGGCATGAATGGCGCACATCAAAATGGTCTTATTGTGGGTGGCTGTGAGGGTGGCCATATCAATGTATACTCTGCTGCCAAAATGCTTGCCAATGAGGAATCGCTGCTGATACGCCAAGATAAGCACACTGGTGCTGTAAGCGGTCTGGATTTCAATCCGTttctaaacaatttgcttgcttcGTGCGCTTCGGAATCAGAGATTTATATATGGGATCTTAATAACCCAGTGAGCCCTTTAGATCCGGGTACAAAAACTCAGCCGCTAGAGGATGTTAAAAATGTGGCTTGGAATCGACAAGTGCAACATATTTTGGCATCTGTGTTCAGCACACGTTGCGTCATCTGGGATTTGCGCAAGAGGCAGCAGATCATCAAGCTCTCCGATACACAATCGCGTGTCAGATGGCACGCCATTGAATGGCATCCGGAGGTGGCCACACAAGTGTGGCTGGCATCTGAGGATGATCAGGCGCCTGTGGTGCAGCTGTGGGATCTGCGTTATGCCACTGCTCCCGCTAAATCCTATCAGATACACGATCGTGGCGTGCTAGGCATGTCCTGGTGCCAGCAGGACAACGACTTGATGGTATCCTGCGGCAAGGACAATCGCATCTACTGCTGGAACCCAAATACGAAAATACCCGAGGGCGAAATTCTATCCGAAGTCGCTACCACAGCCTCTTGGTACTCCGATGTGCAATTCTGTCCACGTAATCCAGCGCTGattgccagcgccagcttgGAGGGTGCTGTCTCCATTTACTCGCTCAATGGTGGCACACACCATATGGTGCAAACATCCGAGAAGATAGCCGACTCTTTTCCAGGCATGGATCAATTTGCTCAAGCCCCACTTCCTCAACAAGCTACACAGGTCGTTTACCATGACATGACGCGTGCGCCCAAATGGATGAAGCGCCCTTGCGGTGTGGCTTTTGGT TTTGGTGGCAAGCTGGTTAGTTTTGATAACAAGTCAAAAACCGTAAAAGTATCACAGCTAACAACTGAACCTGACGTTGTGGAGCGTGCCAATGCCTTGGAGCAATCACTGGCTGGAGCTAACTATTCCGATTATTGTCGTGAGCGTGCGGACAAGTCAACAGATCAGCATGGACGCTATATATGGTATTTCATTAAGGCAAACTTTGAGCTCAATCCCAAAGAAGAAATGCTGAATCTCTTGG GCTTCAACAAGGATGACATCGACAATAAGTTTACAAAGTTTGTCAAGGAGGCTGAAAGCAACTCGCAGTCTGACGTGGACACGCTAACGACCCGTATTTCAACTTTAACACAT AGCGACTCCTCCGAAGTTGAGTGCGACCAAAGCACCAATTACAGCACCGACAATTCG caaacaGTCGAACACAACGAGCAACAAAACGAATTCGCATCGAGCCGCAGACCTCAATTTAAAATACCCAGTGGAGATC aCACTGACAGTCTTATAACAGAGGCCATACTCACAGGCAACATTGAGGCAGCAGTGGAGCTTTGCCTGGAAGCGCAGCGTGTGCCCGAAGCGCTCATCATTGCATCAACGGCAGGCATTGAGCTGCTCAACCGCACTCAAACGCgttatttgctgcagcagaagCATGAGCTGTCCCATGTTATATCAGCACTGGTTACACGCGATTGGTTGGACTTTGTCAATCGCTGCACCGTGGACTCCTGGAAGGAGGCTTTGGTTGCCTCGCTGAAGCACAGCGAGCGCAAGCTGGTGGACATTTGTGAGCGCTTGGGCGATCGTTTGTTGAacgaaagcagcaacagcattgaGTATACACGCAATGCCATGCTGTGCTACATTTGTGCTGGCAGCATTGATAAGCTGGTCACCGCCTGGTATCAGCTGAAGCAGCTAGAGCAGCAGAATAACAACTACAAGTTGAATACGCAAGAGCTGCAGGAACTGGCCGAGGTCGTTATGCTTTTGAGCAAATCTCTGGAGCAGCAGGGCATTGCTGTGGATTTAGCTGGACGCTTTGCTGGTTTCATTTCTGAATACAGTGGACTGTTGGCATCGCAGGGCGCCttgacagcagcgctgcagtaTATAACCACCTTGAGTCAGGCCAATGCGGAGAGCGAGGATTTGATTGAGCTGCGTGATCGTATTAGCAATGCTGTCAATTTCGATAATATGCCCGtgacagctgcagcgccagcaaacTATATGCGCTCACAGGCTGCAGCGCGTGGCTCATTCTCAAAGGCGCCGAATGCGATGGCATTCGGTCAACCCCAGCAGCCACTTGCTCCGTTCAATCCCACAAGCAACGGCGGTTGGCCGCAAACGGCAGCACCCGCAGCTGCGATGCCAACTATGCCCACTCCTTTCAAAGCAGCTCAGCCGCAGATTTTCAATCCGCCACAAATGAAAGCGGAGCCCTTAACGCATCCACCGCGTCCTTCAAGCAATGCCAGCTCTACAGGCGCGCCACAAGCTGGCGCTGGTCTTCCATCGCGCTCCAAATACGTGCTCGATCCCTCTGTAGCGCCCACAAGCGCTTATGGCATGCCATACAATCCAgttccagctccagcagccATGCCATTTGGTGGTTCAGCTGCTCCAGTATCACAGCCAACCAACATGGCACAACCCTATAACCCCAATGCGTTCAATACGAATCCTATAGCAGCGACCCAGCAATATAACCCCACATCCTACATGGGAGCGCCACAAAACAATTACATGCCTGGAGTAGCACCCATTGAGACAATGCCACCAGCTGCAGCACCAGCGCCGCTAATGCAAAACATACAACGTAATCCCACACCGCCACCTGGCTGGAACGATCCTCCAACACTGAAATCGTCGCGTGTG CCGAAACCTAAGCCAGCGGCCGAAGCAGCTGCTATAATGCATCCTATATTTGGCGCTGATCctaatcaaaatcaaaacacatACATGGATCCCAATCAATATCAG caaaatcTGCCACCTGCAGCTGGTAACAATGCTTACTACAATCCACAGGCCAATAATAATGCTCCGGCATTTGCAccgccgcagcaacagcaaatgaacTTCCAGCCTTCGGCGTTGCCTAATCAAGCGCAACAGACACAATTCTGGTCGGGTCAGCAACAGAATCAGACTTACGGCTACACCGAGCAGCCGGCGCCAATACAAGAGCAGCGTCAGCCAGAGCCGCCCAAGGAGAAGCCGCCACTACCAGAGGAATATATCTACATGCAGACCGTTTTGGATGAACTAAAGAATCAGTGCTTAAACTCCACTAACGATCCA CGCACTAAACGCAAGTTTGTGGATGTTGCAAAACGCCTGGAGAATCTCTATGATTGTCTGCGCGATGGTCGT CTAACGGCTCCGACGTTGCATTATCTAAATCAAATTGTGCAATGCATTCAAATCGCGGATTATGCCAATGCACTTGAGATACATACAAGGATCGCTTTTGGCACTGACTTTGCCCAGTGTGCTGGTTTCATGCAAGGCCTGAAAGTTTTGCTACAATCCGCTACAGAGCTGCATGTAGCTCTAcgttaa
- the LOC108595313 gene encoding EIN3-binding F-box protein 2, whose protein sequence is MSIMNYSMHNFDELPLEIVLHIYKYLGYSDLLAAGTTCHRWRDALFQTEFISRTFVRFTKVVLSDQHSPAMDLLKSERQFRHFVFEDVTLGQIQQLMSFIGQSAQSITLDNVDLNDKQFYGILCTLPHLQSLSVTRCLPLFMSATFLDTNACNLSEIAAHLAGIKELTICKNQYLTDAILLRITSLMPNLELLNMSGCQISFHNAIHRRFYPQESCTPSESVLTFKYVLTVLAKQRKVLRVLDFSHTLIGHSLLGLCDLSAGNSDGQPGVQLQRLYLAGCRQLNAATIKSFLATQSQLYELDLSSTMCLNDECLQSIVKANPQLVNLKINACVGVTNLGAMSLRHLPRLQHLDISNCDNISTSGILQGIASEENHVLLDLNVSYLTICEEAIKGIARNLPALRALHLNHCVNGVTDDAIQHIIAQLRWLRELSLESCCRLTDAALTGINVAKLELKRNSTSIDNFYPPLDSFTGSLQSIKISLRSKAEEEIVRDAKRKQAMFAAYEMNLIDEQDFEGHSIQELRGLRTLNLRGCNKISDVSLKYGLKHIELSKLLLSNCQQISLLGMQALVNNCPSIEVFDLSDCYNINDQGIKIITERLTRLRSLDISGCTQLTDHTIDAIIVNCACLQTLTIYRCRRMYTDIEDRLSGVRSLRNLYMDNLNSIDNAEFFRLKKRLNC, encoded by the exons ATGTCTATAATGAATTATAGCATGCATAACTTTGACGAGCTGCCTTTGGAG ATTGTGttgcacatatataaatatctgGGTTACTCGGACCTATTGGCAGCTGGTACTACTTGCCACAGATGGAGGGATGCCTTATTTCAAACTGAATTTATATCACGCACTTTTGTGCGTTTTACAAAAGTTGTGCTTTCGGATCAGCATAGTCCTGCCATGGATTTACTCAAAAGTGAGCGTCAGTTTCGTCACTTTGTATTTGAAGATGTAACGCTGGGTCAAATACAACAGCTAATGAGCTTTATTGGACAATCGGCGCAGTCTATAACGCTGGACAATGTGGATCTGAATGACAAGCAATTCTATGGAATACTCTGCACACTGCCACATCTGCAGTCACTGTCAGTTACGCGCTGTCTGCCTCTCTTTATGTCCGCAACCTTTCTGGACACGAATGCTTGCAACTTGAGCGAAATTGCAGCCCACCTTGCAGGCATTAAAGAGCTTACCATATGCAAGAACCAATATCTAACGGATGCGATACTCTTGCGCATAACTTCGCTTATGCCCAATCTTGAATTGCTCAACATGTCCGGCTGTCAGATCTCATTTCACAATGCTATACATCGACGCTTCTATCCACAGGAGTCCTGTACGCCCAGCGAGTCTGTGCTGACGTTCAAATATGTGCTCACTGTGCTGGCCAAGCAGCGCAAAGTGCTACGCGTGCTGGACTTTAGTCACACGCTTATTGGGCACTCGCTGCTGGGCCTATGTGATCTGTCTGCGGGCAATAGCGATGGCCAGCCTGGCGTGCAGCTGCAACGACTTTATCTCGCCGGCTGCAGGCAGCTAAATGCGGCGACCATCAAAAGTTTTCTCGCCACACAGTCGCAGCTGTATGAACTGGATTTATCATCAACCATGTGCCTAAACGACGAGTGCTTGCAATCCATTGTCAAAGCAAATCCACAGCTcgtaaatctaaaaataaatgcttgcGTTGGCGTCACAAATCTGGGCGCGATGAGCTTACGTCACTTGCCGCGTTTGCAACACTTGGACATATCCAATTGCGACAACATCAGCACCAGCGGCATTTTGCAGGGCATCGCTTCGGAGGAGAATCATGTGCTGCTGGACCTAAATGTGTCCTATTTGACCATCTGTGAGGAGGCTATTAAGGGCATTGCCAGAAATCTGCCTGCCTTGCGCGCCTTGCATCTAAACCATTGTGTCAATGGTGTGACTGATGATGCTATACAGCACATAATTGCACAGCTGCGCTGGCTGCGTGAGCTCTCGCTGGAAAGCTGCTGCAGA ttaaCCGACGCTGCTTTAACTGGCATTAATGTAGCCAAACTGGAGTTGAAACGCAACTCTACTTCAATAGATAATTTTTACCCACCACTTGATAGCTTTACGGGCTCGCTGCAGTCCATTAAAATATCGCTGCGCAGCAAGGCTGAGGAGGAGATTGTGCGCGATGCGAAGCGTAAACAGGCCATGTTTGCAGCTTACGAAATGAATTTGATTGATGAGCAGGACTTTGAGGGGCACAGCATACAGGAGCTGCGTGGATTGCGCACATTGAATTTGCGTGGCTGCAACAAGATCAGCGATGTGTCCCTGAAGTACGGCTTAAAGCATATAGAATTAAGTAAACTATTGCTCTCTAACTGTCAGCAGATATCGCTGCTGGGCATGCAGGCGCTGGTCAACAACTGTCCATCGATTGAGGTGTTCGATTTGTCCGATTGCTATAACATCAATGACCAAGGCATTAAGATTATTACAGAGAGATTAACGCGTTTGCGTTCGCTGGACATAAGTGGCTGCACTCAGCTGACGGATCATACAATTGATGCCATTATTGTTAACTGCGCTTGCTTGCAGACTTTAACCATTTATCGCTGCCGTCGCATGTATACAGACATTGAGGATCGGCTGAGCGGCGTGCGCAGCTTACGTAACTTATATATGGATAATCTGAATAGCATTGACAATGCCGAGTTTTTTCGCTTGAAGAAGCGACTAAATTGCTGA